From a single Nymphaea colorata isolate Beijing-Zhang1983 chromosome 4, ASM883128v2, whole genome shotgun sequence genomic region:
- the LOC116253020 gene encoding protein kinase PINOID-like: protein MLFAFGDSDSDIMRNSSFKSFSSDSYSSFSPIDSDLAFSHRVISRQRPRDSSWEAIRKVEKGKGASVGVDDFRVLRKVGEGDMGNVFLCCLREAEEEEEGGGGRRYYAMKVVDKEVVVRRGKVGRAEVERKVLRMVDHPFLPTLYAEFEASHFAFLVMEFCSGGDLHTLRHRQRGAKFPLSSARFYAAEVLLALEYLHMLGIIYRDLKPENILIRSDGHIMLSDFDLCLIGASNPLIQSLPDDTSASLPCFPLMCISSSKRNRLKAGVFTAEPAGTRSHSFVGTHEYVSPEVAAGEPHGSTVDWWAFGIFLYEMIYGFTPFAGANKRETLKNIVQKPLKFPEADVCSGEYPAECAARSLISSLLVKDPRQRMGSRGGSAELKCHPFFKGMNFAKIRSSKPPEVPGCRKTEKMAENKRKNTYKNKKMSRVDYY from the exons ATGTTATTTGCTTTCGGAGATTCTGACTCCGATATCATGAGGAACTCGTCATTTAAGAGCTTCAGCAGTGACAGCTACTCTAGCTTCTCCCCCATAGACAGTGACCTCGCTTTCTCTCATAGAGTGATCAGCAGGCAGCGACCAAGGGACTCGAGCTGGGAGGCGATCAGGAAAGTggagaaggggaagggggcAAGCGTGGGCGTGGATGACTTTAGGGTGTTAAGGAAGGTGGGTGAGGGAGACATGGGGAACGTCTTCCTCTGCTGCTTGAGGGAGgcggaagaggaagaagaaggtggcGGTGGCAGGCGGTATTATGCGATGAAGGTGGTGGACAAGGAGGTGGTTGTGAGGAGGGGGAAGGTTGGGAGGGCGGAGGTGGAGAGGAAGGTGCTGAGGATGGTGGACCATCCCTTCCTCCCCACTCTCTATGCCGAGTTCGAGGCCTCTCACTTCGCCTTCCTTGTCATGGAGTTCTGCTCCGGTGGCGATCTGCACACGCTGCGCCACAGGCAGCGAGGGGCCAAGTTTCCTCTGTCTTCTGCAAG GTTCTATGCTGCTGAAGTGCTTCTCGCTCTCGAGTATCTCCACATGCTCGGGATCATATATCGAGACCTGAAACCGGAGAACATCTTGATAAGATCCGACGGCCATATCATGCTCTCCGACTTCGATCTTTGTTTGATCGGAGCATCCAATCCGTTGATTCAGTCACTCCCGGATGATACGTCAGCCTCTCTTCCCTGCTTCCCTCTCATGTGCATCTCTAGTAGCAAGCGAAACCGGCTGAAAGCAGGGGTATTCACAGCCGAACCGGCGGGAACTCGGTCCCATTCCTTCGTTGGCACTCACGAATACGTCTCGCCGGAAGTTGCAGCCGGCGAGCCGCACGGCAGCACGGTGGATTGGTGGGCATTCGGGATATTCCTGTACGAGATGATTTATGGGTTTACGCCCTTCGCCGGCGCCAACAAACGGGAGACTCTGAAGAACATTGTGCAGAAGCCGCTGAAGTTCCCGGAGGCCGACGTCTGCTCGGGAGAGTACCCGGCGGAATGCGCGGCCAGGAGCTTGATTTCCAGCTTGTTGGTGAAGGATCCCCGCCAGAGGATGGGTTCTAGAGGTGGGTCGGCGGAATTGAAGTGCCACCCGTTCTTCAAAGGGATGAACTTCGCGAAGATCCGGTCCTCCAAGCCCCCGGAAGTTCCTGGGTGCCGGAAGACGGAAAAGATGGCGGAGAACAAAAGGAAGAACACgtacaagaacaagaagatgTCCAGAGTCGACTACTACTAG
- the LOC116252328 gene encoding uncharacterized protein LOC116252328: MRFPTPFRWSRRLFTSTIRQVEDEGDWFYASEWWGGDDNDDGHTVFRSHSVKGNGSVTVVGYPSSRPDAVHWAAVERWLQRRYEKIYPDCDENLEKFRVLGYQWRVLRFNERTRQSTVKVMAAYRKSASEAVYLMQQPHCLAVPYVKSMIAAGLSALSSTRFNFKGAVHGDRTLHILCIGLGGGSIPLFLASKIQGAIVHVVEIDPVVIKASIQAMGFPSHSTKNASSGSLNSMDPLDQVLWGGLHERLSLYEADAEGFVVKRAAEMSSPFYDLVFVDAYDGDDLFPRKLWNADGPFLKALATILHPDHGTVVVNLHADTDSLTKCTSPLFHPLLPMGRHVYQVCKAYKQVLEEDSGAGGSVLSFSVSSPWVQNISLVICRGFKATTMTENRSLILNTLLSSSQDVENLLKLPFPCIQYLKNGFLLIDSL, encoded by the exons ATGCGTTTCCCGACCCCCTTCCGGTGGAGCCGTCGTCTGTTCACGTCGACGATTCGGCAGGTGGAGGACGAAGGTGACTGGTTTTATGCGTCGGAATGGTGGGGAGGGGACGACAACGATGATGGCCACACCGTTTTCCGGTCCCACTCTGTCAAGGGCAATGGCTCTGTCACCGTCGTCGGGTACCCATCTTCTAGGCCG GATGCGGTGCATTGGGCAGCTGTTGAAAGATGGCTTCAGCGAAGATACGAAAAGATATATCCAGACTGTGATGAAAATCTCGAGAAGTTTCGAGTGCTTGGTTATCAGTGGCGTGTGCTTCGCTTTAATGAGAGAACTCGCCAAAGTACGGTCAAGGTCATGGCTGCTTACAGGAAGTCTGCCTCTGAAGCTGTATACCTGATGCAGCAGCCACATTGTCTGGCTGTTCCAT atgtaaagAGTATGATAGCAGCTGGTTTATCAGCTCTTTCTTCTACACGTTTCAACTTCAAGGGTGCTGTACATGGTGATAGAACATTGCACATTCTGTGCATTGGCCTTGGTGGTGGCAGCATCCCACTGTTTTTGGCTAGCAAAATTCAAG GTGCCATAGTCCATGTGGTTGAGATTGACCCTGTTGTTATCAAGGCATCTATCCAAGCAATGGGCTTTCCATCTCATTCAACAAAGAACGCAAGCAGTGGATCCTTGAACAGCATGGATCCTCTTGATCAAGTCTTATGGGGTGGTCTTCATGAAAGGCTCTCTCTCTATGAAGCTGATGCTGAGGGTTTCGTAGTTAAAAGAGCTGCTGAAATGTCTAGTCCCTTTTATGACCTTGTCTTCGTGGATGCTTATGATGGCGATGACCTTTTCCCTAGGAAGCTGTGGAATGCTGACGGTCCATTTCTTAAAGCTCTGGCTACCATACTTCATCCTGATCATGGAACTGTGGTAGTCAACCTACATGCAGACACTGACAGCCTAACAAAGTGTACATCGCCTCTGTTTCACCCTCTGTTACCTATGGGAAGACATGTCTATCAAGTATGCAAGGCGTATAAACAAGTACTCGAAGAAGATTCAGGCGCTGGAGGCTCGGTTCTGTCATTCTCTGTTTCTTCTCCTTGGGTTCAGAATATTTCTCTTGTAATCTGCCGGGGCTTTAAAGCTACAACAATGACGGAAAACAGGAGTTTGATACTGAACACCCTGTTGTCCAGTTCCCAAGATGTTGAGAACCTCCTGAAATTACCTTTTCCTTGCATACAATATTTAAAGAACGGATTTCTTTTGATTGATTCATTATAG